In Aegilops tauschii subsp. strangulata cultivar AL8/78 chromosome 3, Aet v6.0, whole genome shotgun sequence, one genomic interval encodes:
- the LOC109785837 gene encoding probable anion transporter 3, chloroplastic — protein MAPPGPGQLLPLTRSLLPPSAPPFLSGRRRLPPPARAQTSRPPPWQPRRLLCPAPLQPLRPLARHRTRPVAAPPGASAAGGGEAQALAAEFMTSERVKVAAMLGLALALCNADRVVMSVAIVPLSQAYGWTPSFAGVVQSSFLWGYLVSPIIGGALVDYYGGKRVMAYGVALWSFATFLSPWAAARSLWLFISTRILLGVAEGVALPCMNNMVLRWFPRTERSSAVGIAMAGFQLGNTIGLLLSPIIMSRTGTFGPFVIFGLFGFLWVLVWISAITGTPGEHPQISAYELEYITKGQKLVKPQVQGERLRKIPPFRNLLSKWPTWALISANAMHSWGYFVILSWMPVYFKTIFHVNLREAAWFSAIPWVMMAVLGYVAGVVSDALIRNGTSITLTRKIMQTIGFVGPGIALIGLNAAKSPAIASAWLTIAVGLMSFGHSGFLVNFQEIAPQYAGVLHGMANTAGTFAAILGTIGAGFFVDRMGSFRGFLTLTSLLYFSSALFWDIFATGERVDFDGTS, from the exons ATGGCCCCTCCCGGTCCCGGCCAACTGCTCCCCTTGACCCGCTCGCTCCTGCCTCCCTCCGCTCCCCCCTTCCTCTCCGGCCGCCGTCGCCTGCCCCCTCCCGCCCGCGCTCAAACCTCGCGTCCGCCTCCATGGCAGCCCCGCCGCCTTCTGTGTCCCGCTCCCCTCCAGCCGCTCCGCCCTCTCGCCAGGCACAGGACCCGCCCCGTTGCCGCGCCTCCTGGGGCCTCCGCCGCCGGCGGAGGCGAGGCGCAGGCCCTGGCGGCGGAGTTCATGACGTCTGAGAGGGTGAAGGTGGCGGCGATGCTGGGGCTGGCCCTCGCGCTCTGCAACGCCGACCGCGTGGTCATGTCCGTGGCCATCGTCCCGCTCTCCCAGGCGTACGGATGGACCCCTTCCTTCGCCGGCGTCGTGCAG TCGTCCTTCCTTTGGGGGTATCTGGTATCACCTATAATCGGTGGAGCGCTTGTTGACTACTATGGCGGGAAGCGAGTCATGGCGTATGGTGTGGCTTTATGGTCCTTCGCTACATTCCTTTCCCCTTGGGCGGCTGCGCGCTCACTTTGGTTGTTCATCTCAACGAGAATTCTGCTCGGTGTTGCAGAAGGAGTGGCATTGCCATGTATGAACAATATGGTGCTGAG GTGGTTTCCTCGTACTGAACGATCTAGTGCTGTGGGGATCGCGATGGCTGGCTTTCAGCTTGGAAATACCATCGGCTTACTTCTTTCCCCTATTATCATGTCACGAACTGGAACATTTGGACCCTTTGTCATTTTTGGTTTGTTTGGATTTCTGTGGGTGCTGGTGTGGATATCTGCTATAACGGGAACTCCTGGTGAACATCCTCAAATATCAGCATATGAACTAGAGTATATAACAAAGGGTCAGAAACTGGTGAAACCTCAAGTTCAAGGTGAAAGACTAAGAAAGATCCCTCCGTTTAGAAACCTACTTTCTAAATGGCCGACCTGGGCTTTAATTTCTGCAAATGCTATGCATAGCTGG GGCTATTTCGTCATCCTTTCATGGATGCCAGTGTATTTCAAAACC ATATTTCATGTCAATCTGAGAGAAGCTGCATGGTTTAGTGCAATTCCCTGGGTCATGATGGCAGTTTTAGGTTATGTGGCTGGTGTTGTATCAGACGCACTTATCCGAAATGGCACAAGCATTACTTTAACTCGGAAGATAATGCAG ACAATTGGCTTTGTGGGTCCTGGTATTGCTCTTATTGGCTTAAATGCAGCAAAGAGTCCAGCCATTGCTTCAGCTTGGCTAACTATTGCTGTTGGTTTGATGTCCTTTGGTCACTCAGGATTCCTTGTAAATTTTCAG GAGATCGCCCCACAGTATGCTGGAGTGCTACATG GAATGGCAAATACGGCCGGAACATTTGCTGCCATTTTAGGAACTATTGGAGCAGGATTCTTTGTTGATCGGATGGGTTCTTTCCGTGGATTTTTAACATTAACATCACTTCTATATTTCAGCAGTGCCCTGTTCTGGGATATCTTTGCCACTGGAGAGCGTGTTGATTTTGATGGCACTAGCTAG
- the LOC109785838 gene encoding calmodulin-binding receptor-like cytoplasmic kinase 2 isoform X2, whose amino-acid sequence MQASRHRALRTGHGGDLSASNHKFQTDPVFSRTSTYTPPSSVPEEKARSRKSFWEEAATTIAGACNCFAPRQSEIREGHVKPSEDAPDVSTSSISRISSVSSTSTSQNKSWQDQFSYQEVCLATSNFSEQNKIGKGNFGTVYKAKLRDGSMIAVKRAKKNMFDRNLAAEFRSEIQILSKVEHLNLVKFLGHLEHQDERLILVEYISNGTLREHLDGSRGEPLAFSQRLNIAIDIAHAVAYLHGYTDNPIIHRDIKPSNILLTDQLRAKVSDFGFARLSPYDTEATHISTMVKGTVGYVDPEYLNTNHLTERSDVYSFGVLLVELITGRRPVERNRGRQQRLSTEWALRKCREGDVVVAMDPRMRRTSAAVAAVERMMALAAECAAPERAARPAMRRCAEVLWSVRRDFQHEQQRAGGAGAGTRRRDGSTATYGSSCMEQ is encoded by the exons ATGCAGGCATCACGCCATCGAGCACTCAGGACGGGCCATGGAGGAGACCTCTCTGCCTCCAACCATAAGTTTCAGACAGACCCTGTCTTCTCCAGGACATCCACCTATACACCTCCTTCCAGTGTGCCTGAGGAGAAGGCCAGGAGCAGGAAATCATTCTGGGAAGAAGCTGCTACGACGATTGCCGGAGCATGCAACTGCTTTGCTCCTCGCCAATCTGAAATTAGGGAGGGCCATGTCAAACCCTCAGAAGATGCTCCTGATGTGTCCACTAGTTCCA TCTCAAGAATTTCATCAGTAAGCAGCACAAGCACTAGTCAAAACAAGTCATGGCAAGACCAGTTCTCATATCAGGAAGTTTGCCTGGCTACTTCAAACTTCAGTGAACAGAACAAAATTGGGAAAGGAAATTTTGGCACTGTGTACAAGGCGAAGCTCAGGGATGGATCCATGATAGCTGTAAAGCGAGCTAAGAAG AATATGTTTGACAGGAACCTAGCGGCAGAGTTCAGGAGTGAAATCCAGATATTGTCGAAGGTCGAACACTTAAACTTAGTGAAGTTTCTCGGGCATCTGGAGCATCAGGATGAGCGCTTAATTCTGGTTGAATATATCAGCAACGGAACACTACGTGAGCACTTGGATG GATCAAGAGGGGAACCATTGGCATTTTCACAGCGTCTCAACATTGCCATCGACATAGCTCATGCTGTTGCCTACTTACATGGATACACAG ACAACCCAATCATCCACCGTGATATCAAGCCGTCCAACATTCTCCTGACAGACCAGCTGAGAGCAAAGGTGTCCGATTTCGGCTTTGCGCGCCTATCCCCGTACGACACCGAAGCAACCCACATCTCAACAATGGTGAAGGGCACGGTAGGGTATGTCGACCCCGAATACCTGAACACGAACCACCTCACTGAACGCAGCGACGTCTACTCCTTCGGCGTCCTCCTCGTCGAGCTCATCACCGGCCGGCGACCCGTAGAGCGCAACCGCGGCCGCCAGCAACGCCTCAGCACCGAATGG GCGCTGCGGAAGTGCAGGGAGGGTGACGTGGTGGTGGCGATGGACCCTCGGATGCGCAGGACCAGCGCGGCGGTCGCGGCCGTGGAGAGGATGATGGCGCTGGCGGCCGAGTGCGCGGCCCCGGAGCGCGCGGCGCGGCCGGCCATGCGGCGGTGCGCCGAGGTGCTCTGGTCTGTCAGGCGCGACTTCCAGCACGAGCAGCAGCGCGCCGGGGGAGCGGGAGCAGGAACGAGGCGGCGAGATGGCTCCACCGCCACGTACGGGTCGTCGTGTATGGAACAGTAG
- the LOC109785835 gene encoding small ubiquitin-related modifier 1-like: MSSSPEVGHEKEAEAQATPESGHEKEAAAEDEVTITPVKPEAGAKGNIAYIHIKVTSQTAPDVFFRTKRDVFLQRIMDMYCGKHSPNRKAVVFLDEDGKKIRASQTAEEAGLDDGHSISVNIA, from the coding sequence ATGTCGTCGTCGCCGGAAGTAGGGCACGAAAAGGAGGCGGAGGCACAGGCGACGCCGGAATCAGGGCACgagaaggaggcggcggcggaggatgAGGTCACCATAACGCCGGTGAAGCCCGAGGCGGGGGCGAAAGGGAACATCGCCTACATCCACATCAAGGTAACGAGCCAGACCGCCCCGGACGTCTTCTTCCGCACCAAGCGCGACGTCTTCCTGCAGCGCATCATGGACATGTACTGCGGCAAGCACTCGCCCAACCGGAAAGCCGTCGTGTTCCTGGACGAGGACGGCAAGAAAATCAGGGCCTCCCAaacggcggaggaggccggcttggaTGACGGACACTCTATCAGCGTCAATATCGCCTAG
- the LOC109785838 gene encoding calmodulin-binding receptor-like cytoplasmic kinase 2 isoform X1 encodes MQASRHRALRTGHGGDLSASNHKFQTDPVFSRTSTYTPPSSVPEEKARSRKSFWEEAATTIAGACNCFAPRQSEIREGHVKPSEDAPDVSTSSTVSRISSVSSTSTSQNKSWQDQFSYQEVCLATSNFSEQNKIGKGNFGTVYKAKLRDGSMIAVKRAKKNMFDRNLAAEFRSEIQILSKVEHLNLVKFLGHLEHQDERLILVEYISNGTLREHLDGSRGEPLAFSQRLNIAIDIAHAVAYLHGYTDNPIIHRDIKPSNILLTDQLRAKVSDFGFARLSPYDTEATHISTMVKGTVGYVDPEYLNTNHLTERSDVYSFGVLLVELITGRRPVERNRGRQQRLSTEWALRKCREGDVVVAMDPRMRRTSAAVAAVERMMALAAECAAPERAARPAMRRCAEVLWSVRRDFQHEQQRAGGAGAGTRRRDGSTATYGSSCMEQ; translated from the exons ATGCAGGCATCACGCCATCGAGCACTCAGGACGGGCCATGGAGGAGACCTCTCTGCCTCCAACCATAAGTTTCAGACAGACCCTGTCTTCTCCAGGACATCCACCTATACACCTCCTTCCAGTGTGCCTGAGGAGAAGGCCAGGAGCAGGAAATCATTCTGGGAAGAAGCTGCTACGACGATTGCCGGAGCATGCAACTGCTTTGCTCCTCGCCAATCTGAAATTAGGGAGGGCCATGTCAAACCCTCAGAAGATGCTCCTGATGTGTCCACTAGTTCCA CAGTCTCAAGAATTTCATCAGTAAGCAGCACAAGCACTAGTCAAAACAAGTCATGGCAAGACCAGTTCTCATATCAGGAAGTTTGCCTGGCTACTTCAAACTTCAGTGAACAGAACAAAATTGGGAAAGGAAATTTTGGCACTGTGTACAAGGCGAAGCTCAGGGATGGATCCATGATAGCTGTAAAGCGAGCTAAGAAG AATATGTTTGACAGGAACCTAGCGGCAGAGTTCAGGAGTGAAATCCAGATATTGTCGAAGGTCGAACACTTAAACTTAGTGAAGTTTCTCGGGCATCTGGAGCATCAGGATGAGCGCTTAATTCTGGTTGAATATATCAGCAACGGAACACTACGTGAGCACTTGGATG GATCAAGAGGGGAACCATTGGCATTTTCACAGCGTCTCAACATTGCCATCGACATAGCTCATGCTGTTGCCTACTTACATGGATACACAG ACAACCCAATCATCCACCGTGATATCAAGCCGTCCAACATTCTCCTGACAGACCAGCTGAGAGCAAAGGTGTCCGATTTCGGCTTTGCGCGCCTATCCCCGTACGACACCGAAGCAACCCACATCTCAACAATGGTGAAGGGCACGGTAGGGTATGTCGACCCCGAATACCTGAACACGAACCACCTCACTGAACGCAGCGACGTCTACTCCTTCGGCGTCCTCCTCGTCGAGCTCATCACCGGCCGGCGACCCGTAGAGCGCAACCGCGGCCGCCAGCAACGCCTCAGCACCGAATGG GCGCTGCGGAAGTGCAGGGAGGGTGACGTGGTGGTGGCGATGGACCCTCGGATGCGCAGGACCAGCGCGGCGGTCGCGGCCGTGGAGAGGATGATGGCGCTGGCGGCCGAGTGCGCGGCCCCGGAGCGCGCGGCGCGGCCGGCCATGCGGCGGTGCGCCGAGGTGCTCTGGTCTGTCAGGCGCGACTTCCAGCACGAGCAGCAGCGCGCCGGGGGAGCGGGAGCAGGAACGAGGCGGCGAGATGGCTCCACCGCCACGTACGGGTCGTCGTGTATGGAACAGTAG